GCCTCGACTCGAGAGGTGTCCCAGGTTCGTCGAATCGATACCGCCACGCCGATGAGAATCGAAACCGTTCGAATTCAGGTCCGAATCAGACCAGGCTCTCGAAGTCCTCGAGCGCGTACGCCGGTTCGGCGCCGCGGCGGTCGAGGGTCTCGTTGGCGAGCAGCCAGTAGACGACCGAGAGGGCCTTGCGACCCTTGTTGTTCGTCGGGACGACGAGGTCGACGTTGCTGGTCTGGTTGTTCGAGTCACACATCGCGATGACCGGGATGCCCACGGTGATGGCCTCCTTGACGGCCTGGGCGTCGCCGATCGGGTCCGTGACGACGACCACGTCGGGTTCGATGTAGCCGGCGTACTTGGGGTTCGTGAGGGTACCGGGGATGAATCGACCGGTGCGCGCTCGAGCGCCGACCGCTTCCGCGAACTTCTCGGCGGGGAAGCGACCGTACTGGCGGCTCGAGGTGACGAGGATCTGCTCGGGCGCGTAGTTCGCGAGGAAGTCCGCGGCCGTCCGGATCCGTCGGTCGGTCTTCGAGACGTCGAGGACGTAGAGGCCGTCGGTCCGAACGCGGTGGATAAAGCGCTCCATGTCCTTGGTCTTCTGCTGGGTACCGATGTGGACACCGGCCCCGAGGTAGTCCTCGACGGGGATGAGCAGGTCGGCCTCCTCGTCAGACATTACGTCGTCGTCGAGGCTCGGTCCCTCGTCTTCTTCGGCCTCGGCGGTTGCCTCGGCGTCCTCTACGTCTGCGGGTTCGACGTCCTCGGTGGGTTCGGCGGCGGGGCCGGCTCCTTCGGCCGGCTCCTCGTCGATCTCCTCCTCGGCAGCGTCGAGCCCTTCCTGTTGTGCGTTGTCGTCTGTCATGTCGCGTCGTCTGCGATTCGAATGAGCTCGTTGAGCTTTGCGGTTCGCTCGCCGCCGACGGCACCCGTCTTGATGAACGGGGCGTCGGTCGCCACGGCGAGGTGTGCGATCGTCGCGTCCTCGGTCTCGCCCGACCGGTGGGAGACGACCGATTCGTACCCGTTCCGGGTCGCGAGTTCGATCGCGTCGAAGGCGTCCGTGAGCGTGCCGATCTGGTTGGGCTTGATCAAGATGCTGTTGGCCGCACCCTGTTCGATCCCGTCAGCGAGCCGTTCAGTGTTCGTCACGAACAGGTCGTCGCCACAGATCAGCGTCTGGTCACCGACGCGGTCGGTGAGTTCGGCGAACGCCTCGTAGTCGTTCTCGTCGAGGGGGTCCTCGACGTAGACGAGGTCGTACTCGGTTACGAGCTCGGCGATGTAGTCGATCTGCTCGTCTCCGTCCCGCGTCGTGTCGCTGTACTCGTAGACGCCTTCCTCGGCGTCGTACAGCTCTGCGGCCGCGACGTCGAGTCCGAAGCCGATCTCGAAGCCGACGTCGTCTTCGACCGTTTCGACAGCCTCCTCGACGATCTCGAACGCCTCCGCGTCGTCGATCGACGGCGCCCAGGCGCCTTCGTCGCCCTTGCCCGAGGGAACGCCGCGCTCCTCGAGCAGGGCTGCCACCTCCCCGTGGACGGCCGCGTTGGCGAAGACGGCGTCGGCGACGTTCGGTGCGCCGACGGGTGCGACGAGGAACTCCTGGATGTCCGTCGCGTCGGCAGCGTGTTCGCCGCCGCCCACGACGTTGCCGAGTGGGATCGGGAAGTTCTCGCCGCGGAACGTCCCGCCGAGGTGCTGGAACAGCGGCGCGCCGAGCACGTCGGCGCCGGCTTTCGCGGCGGCCATCGAGATGGCGACCGCGCTGTTGGCGCCGATCTCGGAGAAGTCGTCGGTGCCGTCGGCAGCGCGCAGGAATGCGTCGACCTCGCGCTGGTTGCCCGCGTAGGCCTCACCGACGAGTCGTGGGACGGCGTGGTCGCGAGCTGCGGCGATCGCCTCGTTCGGTGGCCGTTCGATCGCCTCGTACTCGCCGGTGCTCGCGCCGGAGGGAGCCGCTGCACGGCCGAATCCGCCGCTCTCGGTGAGCACGTCGGCTTCGACCGTCGGGTTCCCACGCGAGTCGAGCACCTGGCGGAGTCGAACGTCGGTGATGAGCGTCATTTCGACCCTCGTTTGACGGTAAAGGGCAACGCCCCGGCGTCGTACTCTTCGGCGGCGATCAGGATCGGCTCGGACTGGTCCGTGTCGATCAACACTGGCGCGCCGTAGGACACCTGCAGCGCTCTCGCCCCGAGGATGCGTGCCTTCTCGTATCGGTTGTAACGTTTCTGTTGCATTACTGGTACGGTGAGACGACGTCGACGAGATCGACGTGTGAGACGAGCATTCGGCGACAGCAGTAGCGCTCGACGCCGAGTTCGTCGAGGACCTGCTGGGGGTCCTCTTCGCCCTCTCGCGTTCGGTTCTCGAACTCCTCCCAGTGTTCGCTCACGACGTTGCCGCACGTGAAACACCGGACCGGTACCATCATGTCCTGCTCACCTCACCGGTAGGACTTCTGGTAGCGGGCCCGGGCACCGGGTCCACCCCACTTTTTGGGTTCGGACTGGCGAACGTCGTTGACCAGCAGCGAGCGGTCGAACTCCATGTACGCATCGCGGAGCTCGGCGTCGTTCATGTGCTGGACGATGCCGCGGGCGATGGCCGTTCGCACGGCGTCGGCTTGCCCACTGATGCCACCACCTTCGACCCGAACGTCGATGTCGATCCCGTCGCGGAGCTCGTCGCCGGCGATGCGGAACGGCTCGAGCATCTTCAGCCGCGACATCTCGGGTTCGACTAGCTCGATCGGCTGGGAGTTGATTCGCACGCGGCCCTCGCCGTCGCGCACCGTTGCGC
This portion of the Natronobeatus ordinarius genome encodes:
- the eno gene encoding phosphopyruvate hydratase, which codes for MTLITDVRLRQVLDSRGNPTVEADVLTESGGFGRAAAPSGASTGEYEAIERPPNEAIAAARDHAVPRLVGEAYAGNQREVDAFLRAADGTDDFSEIGANSAVAISMAAAKAGADVLGAPLFQHLGGTFRGENFPIPLGNVVGGGEHAADATDIQEFLVAPVGAPNVADAVFANAAVHGEVAALLEERGVPSGKGDEGAWAPSIDDAEAFEIVEEAVETVEDDVGFEIGFGLDVAAAELYDAEEGVYEYSDTTRDGDEQIDYIAELVTEYDLVYVEDPLDENDYEAFAELTDRVGDQTLICGDDLFVTNTERLADGIEQGAANSILIKPNQIGTLTDAFDAIELATRNGYESVVSHRSGETEDATIAHLAVATDAPFIKTGAVGGERTAKLNELIRIADDAT
- a CDS encoding DNA-directed RNA polymerase subunit N, coding for MMVPVRCFTCGNVVSEHWEEFENRTREGEEDPQQVLDELGVERYCCRRMLVSHVDLVDVVSPYQ
- a CDS encoding DNA-directed RNA polymerase subunit K; translated protein: MQQKRYNRYEKARILGARALQVSYGAPVLIDTDQSEPILIAAEEYDAGALPFTVKRGSK
- a CDS encoding 30S ribosomal protein S9 → MVTNTSGKKKTAVARATVRDGEGRVRINSQPIELVEPEMSRLKMLEPFRIAGDELRDGIDIDVRVEGGGISGQADAVRTAIARGIVQHMNDAELRDAYMEFDRSLLVNDVRQSEPKKWGGPGARARYQKSYR
- the rpsB gene encoding 30S ribosomal protein S2 — its product is MTDDNAQQEGLDAAEEEIDEEPAEGAGPAAEPTEDVEPADVEDAEATAEAEEDEGPSLDDDVMSDEEADLLIPVEDYLGAGVHIGTQQKTKDMERFIHRVRTDGLYVLDVSKTDRRIRTAADFLANYAPEQILVTSSRQYGRFPAEKFAEAVGARARTGRFIPGTLTNPKYAGYIEPDVVVVTDPIGDAQAVKEAITVGIPVIAMCDSNNQTSNVDLVVPTNNKGRKALSVVYWLLANETLDRRGAEPAYALEDFESLV